The following proteins are encoded in a genomic region of Sorangiineae bacterium MSr12523:
- a CDS encoding glycosyltransferase family 4 protein yields the protein MDPAFALTAEGRLSRELRASGVTLHMLPAVRVRYPWTLLRARRALRKVLKTEHYDVAVCHSPWPLGVFGSTLRSASMPFVFFQHDIAKGTHWVERWAKRKVPDAIVSNSYFTAKSAAHLFPGQSPAVVHCPVRSPAPPVSLAERDAVRRALRKELATDEDSVVVLQVSRLERWKGHSLLVQALGKMRPKAPWTAWIVGGVQREHEQAYFDELRALGERLGVAPRIRWLGQRSDVPALMNAADIFCQPNLGPEPFGIVFIEALGHGLPVVTTSMGAATEIVDSECGVLVPPRDEELASALSKLIDDPEARRALGARGPARARDVSDVKQQMSRLGNVLAAIARRDHSVSTWKEGT from the coding sequence ATGGATCCTGCCTTCGCTCTAACCGCGGAAGGTCGCCTTTCGCGTGAGTTGAGGGCGTCCGGTGTGACGCTGCACATGCTTCCAGCGGTGCGTGTTCGCTACCCGTGGACCCTGCTGCGCGCGCGCCGGGCTCTGCGTAAGGTCCTGAAAACCGAGCACTACGATGTTGCGGTGTGCCACTCGCCCTGGCCCCTCGGTGTTTTCGGGTCCACGCTTCGCTCCGCCTCGATGCCATTCGTGTTCTTCCAGCACGACATCGCCAAGGGAACGCACTGGGTCGAACGCTGGGCCAAGCGCAAGGTCCCCGATGCCATCGTCTCGAACAGTTATTTCACCGCGAAGTCGGCGGCCCATTTGTTTCCCGGCCAATCACCCGCGGTGGTGCACTGCCCCGTGCGATCTCCCGCGCCACCGGTCTCGTTGGCCGAGCGCGATGCCGTGCGGCGCGCTCTTCGAAAAGAGCTCGCCACGGACGAGGACTCCGTCGTCGTCCTGCAGGTGAGTCGTCTGGAGCGCTGGAAGGGGCACTCGCTCTTGGTGCAGGCCCTCGGAAAAATGCGCCCCAAGGCGCCGTGGACCGCGTGGATCGTGGGCGGCGTCCAGCGCGAGCACGAGCAGGCATATTTCGACGAACTGCGTGCACTGGGCGAACGCTTGGGGGTTGCCCCGCGCATTCGGTGGCTCGGACAACGCTCCGACGTTCCGGCCCTCATGAACGCCGCCGACATTTTCTGCCAGCCGAATCTAGGCCCAGAGCCCTTCGGCATCGTGTTCATCGAAGCCTTGGGCCATGGCCTGCCCGTCGTCACGACCTCGATGGGCGCGGCCACCGAAATCGTCGATTCGGAGTGCGGCGTATTGGTTCCACCGCGCGACGAGGAGCTTGCCTCGGCGCTGTCGAAATTGATCGATGATCCCGAGGCGCGGCGTGCGCTGGGTGCGCGCGGGCCGGCGCGAGCCCGTGATGTCTCGGACGTCAAGCAGCAGATGTCGCGCCTTGGCAACGTGCTCGCGGCGATTGCTCGGCGTGATCATAGCGTTTCCACCTGGAAGGAAGGAACTTAG
- a CDS encoding FkbM family methyltransferase, which produces MVAWSRLRDIPRNLSRAPEVARCVAGSSSWASLIPGYLGLRAPRYPFVFRTRNGDSLIIHDGGDLVTAWIIFFRGEYRVKASDRVIVDAGANIGAFSLYAARLAPDARIVALEPFPETRTRLDYHIQVNGLGSRVASRSWALSGRDESRQMDTESHLSQSRGLFGREVANGGLKVEAISLRTFFERESLTSVDLFKMDIEGGEHDVLHSASDEDLRRIRRLALEYHPCASRDVLFDRLRKAGFVLEFDLVDSRDSGVAEFTNTRTFSS; this is translated from the coding sequence ATGGTTGCTTGGTCTCGTCTTCGGGACATCCCGCGGAACTTGTCGCGCGCCCCCGAGGTGGCTCGCTGTGTGGCAGGCAGTTCGTCCTGGGCGTCGCTGATCCCCGGCTACCTCGGCCTGCGTGCCCCTCGCTATCCCTTCGTATTTCGGACCCGCAACGGAGACTCGCTCATCATTCACGATGGGGGCGATCTCGTGACCGCGTGGATCATCTTCTTTCGCGGTGAGTACCGCGTGAAAGCTTCCGACCGCGTGATCGTCGACGCAGGCGCCAACATTGGAGCTTTCTCGCTCTACGCGGCCCGCCTCGCCCCCGACGCACGCATCGTCGCCCTCGAGCCGTTCCCCGAGACGCGAACGAGGCTCGATTACCACATCCAGGTCAACGGCCTCGGGTCGCGGGTGGCCAGCCGATCCTGGGCTCTTTCCGGCCGCGATGAATCGCGCCAGATGGATACGGAATCGCACCTGAGCCAATCGCGCGGTCTATTCGGACGCGAGGTCGCGAATGGTGGACTGAAGGTCGAAGCCATCTCCCTTCGTACATTCTTCGAGCGGGAGTCTCTGACCAGCGTCGATTTGTTCAAGATGGACATCGAGGGCGGCGAGCACGACGTATTGCACTCGGCATCCGACGAGGATCTGCGGCGCATCCGGCGGCTTGCCCTCGAGTACCACCCGTGCGCTTCCCGCGACGTCCTGTTCGACCGCCTCCGAAAGGCAGGCTTCGTTCTCGAGTTCGACCTCGTCGACTCCCGCGATTCGGGGGTGGCCGAGTTCACGAACACGCGGACTTTTTCCAGTTGA